From one Halothece sp. PCC 7418 genomic stretch:
- a CDS encoding site-specific DNA-methyltransferase, whose product MFQQLSLFQTNIDQTQRDFYETIRESGFEYEEVDIGDITFKAGQQESIHRWYRLTPSYSPALVRYLIQKWNITREHFVIDPFSGKGTTSIECQKHGIKTLGLEINPLLQQVTDKSLRWDLNSLDQFDNYFNEVSNLITQYQEESIETVVSLLKTNLPIIHNVFRWWKKDVLKNLLICREVMLDSKYLSIQDYLWVAVNNTCLDCANIHRNHPTITFDDNHTRKINVLDELNKNLRVVLEDLSSLNREEISYSELGQVKLGNATNNLRQQIDTCADFVITSPPYPNRYSYVHQTRPQLYFMEVLSRVQEATEIDLNAVGGTWGKATSNLQSELITVPPELQTYLCYYEELKDKSILMCNYATKYFIDMWKHIKSLKEVKAEEFRGAYVVGNSRLSGVEIFTESILGKLFRHEGFEVEKIVSFRKRGGRKRLYETAILIRG is encoded by the coding sequence ATGTTTCAACAACTTTCACTATTTCAAACAAATATCGATCAGACTCAAAGAGATTTTTATGAGACGATTCGAGAGTCTGGCTTTGAATATGAAGAAGTAGATATCGGTGATATTACCTTTAAAGCAGGACAACAAGAATCAATTCATCGATGGTATCGTCTTACTCCTAGCTATTCTCCTGCTTTAGTGAGATATTTAATTCAAAAATGGAACATTACAAGAGAACATTTTGTTATTGATCCATTTAGTGGGAAAGGAACAACCTCCATCGAATGTCAAAAGCACGGAATCAAAACCCTTGGTCTTGAAATTAATCCTTTATTGCAACAAGTTACGGATAAATCTCTCAGATGGGATCTGAATAGTCTTGATCAGTTTGATAACTATTTCAATGAAGTTTCTAATTTAATCACCCAATATCAAGAAGAATCAATTGAAACTGTAGTCAGTCTTTTGAAAACAAACCTCCCAATTATTCACAATGTTTTTCGCTGGTGGAAAAAAGATGTTCTCAAAAATTTGCTAATTTGTCGTGAAGTAATGTTAGATTCAAAATACTTATCTATTCAAGATTATTTATGGGTTGCTGTCAATAATACCTGTTTAGATTGTGCAAATATTCATAGAAATCATCCGACAATTACCTTCGATGATAATCATACTAGAAAAATCAATGTTTTAGATGAACTTAATAAAAACCTAAGGGTAGTCTTAGAAGATTTGAGCAGTTTAAACCGAGAAGAAATTTCATATTCAGAACTTGGACAAGTTAAATTAGGAAATGCAACGAATAATTTAAGGCAACAAATTGATACTTGCGCTGATTTTGTCATTACATCACCTCCTTATCCTAATCGTTATAGCTATGTTCATCAAACCAGACCACAACTTTATTTTATGGAAGTTTTAAGCCGAGTTCAAGAAGCGACTGAAATTGATTTAAATGCAGTTGGTGGGACTTGGGGAAAAGCCACTTCTAACTTACAAAGTGAATTAATTACTGTTCCCCCTGAGCTTCAAACATATCTTTGTTATTATGAAGAATTGAAGGATAAAAGTATTTTAATGTGTAACTATGCAACGAAATATTTTATTGATATGTGGAAACATATTAAAAGTTTAAAGGAAGTTAAAGCCGAGGAGTTTCGGGGAGCTTATGTTGTGGGAAATTCTCGACTTTCAGGAGTGGAAATTTTTACCGAATCTATTTTAGGGAAACTTTTCAGACATGAAGGATTTGAAGTAGAAAAAATTGTTTCTTTTCGCAAGCGAGGCGGAAGAAAACGTCTTTACGAAACTGCAATTTTGATTAGAGGTTAG
- the glp gene encoding gephyrin-like molybdotransferase Glp yields MLPVKDAENLILNTIEPLTETEPVTLDAVAGRILAQAVTSELDYPHEDNSAMDGYAARSRDLSSASPDQPVTLEIIEEIPAGVSPRHPLQTGQAARIFTGGILPLGADTIVMQEDTQKDGNQVKIFSAATVGQFIRKQGSFYQSKQPLLPSGIKISAPEIAVLAAMQCREISVYCPPRVSIFSSGNELVNPEDKLQRGQLVDSNQSALKELVKAQGAVAIPLGIIKDEPDLIKSAIAQAISSSDIVISTGGVSVGDYDYIENILTELGGTIQINSVAIKPGKPLTFATFPNCYYFGLPGNPVSALVTFWRFVAPAIKKLSGQKSNLTPTFVKAKTQQELRSGGKRETYLWGKIEAIAGEYEFHVAGGSYSSGNLINLAQTNALAILPIGTKFISAQETVEVMLIS; encoded by the coding sequence ATGCTACCTGTTAAAGACGCAGAAAATCTTATTTTAAACACAATCGAACCCTTAACAGAAACTGAACCAGTTACGCTTGATGCAGTTGCGGGGAGGATTCTCGCTCAAGCTGTTACCAGTGAGTTAGACTACCCCCATGAGGATAATTCGGCGATGGATGGCTATGCAGCGCGATCGCGCGATCTCTCTTCCGCAAGCCCTGATCAACCCGTCACTTTAGAAATTATAGAAGAAATCCCAGCAGGTGTTTCCCCCCGTCACCCGTTACAAACTGGACAAGCAGCCCGCATTTTTACGGGTGGTATTTTACCCCTTGGTGCGGATACGATTGTCATGCAAGAAGATACCCAGAAAGACGGGAATCAGGTTAAAATTTTCTCGGCTGCAACTGTGGGACAATTTATTCGGAAGCAGGGAAGTTTCTATCAGTCAAAACAGCCTTTATTACCCTCTGGAATTAAGATTAGTGCGCCAGAAATTGCGGTTTTAGCAGCGATGCAATGTCGAGAAATATCAGTCTATTGTCCGCCAAGAGTGAGCATTTTTTCCAGTGGAAATGAGTTAGTTAATCCCGAAGATAAATTACAGCGCGGACAACTGGTGGACTCGAATCAATCTGCTTTAAAAGAATTAGTGAAAGCACAAGGGGCGGTTGCAATTCCGTTAGGGATTATTAAAGATGAACCAGACTTAATAAAAAGCGCGATCGCGCAAGCCATTTCTTCTTCTGATATCGTCATTTCAACAGGTGGCGTTTCCGTTGGCGACTATGATTACATCGAAAACATTTTAACTGAATTAGGGGGAACAATTCAGATTAATTCCGTTGCCATTAAACCAGGAAAACCGTTAACGTTTGCGACATTTCCTAATTGTTATTACTTTGGCTTACCCGGTAATCCTGTTTCTGCGCTGGTAACATTCTGGCGGTTTGTTGCCCCTGCAATTAAAAAATTGAGTGGACAAAAAAGTAATTTAACACCAACATTTGTCAAAGCAAAAACACAACAAGAATTACGATCAGGGGGGAAACGAGAGACTTATTTATGGGGAAAAATAGAAGCCATTGCAGGAGAGTATGAATTTCACGTTGCTGGCGGAAGTTATAGTTCTGGTAATTTAATTAATCTGGCTCAAACCAATGCGTTAGCTATTCTTCCTATTGGAACAAAATTTATTTCTGCACAAGAAACAGTAGAAGTTATGCTAATTTCATAA
- a CDS encoding FAD-binding domain-containing protein — protein sequence MTNLILFWHRRDLRLDDNIGLNEAQQHSNKIVGVFCFDPKLLQSDQVAPARIKYLLGCLKELAAGYKKAGSELLFLQADPVTAIPKLAETLNASAVFWNHDVEPYGRKRDRAVQSALEAKNIPVHTVWDQLLHAPGEILTKGEDPYKVYTPFWKNWQKQPKAEPVGQIRHLTGLTDSEQAKSATVGKISLPTLNDLGLTWDNDLPLLPGETAARERLEQFCDRAILDYDQNRNYPAIDGTSVLSAALKFGAISIREIWQTTVTLWEDTRSDEARDNITAWRQELAWREFYQHALYFFPELADGPDRDQFKDFPWDNNPDHFQAWCDGKTGYPIVDAAMRQLNTTGWMHNRCRMIVASFLTKDLIINWQWGEKYFMQTLFDGDLAANNGGWQWSASSGMDPKPLRIFNPASQAQKFDPDGEYIRYWLPELNALDTGDLLTGNISPLERENLGYVQPIVDHKQQQRAFKQRYQQQKEQS from the coding sequence ATGACTAACTTAATCTTATTTTGGCATCGCCGAGACTTACGCCTTGATGATAATATTGGACTGAATGAAGCGCAACAACACTCAAACAAAATTGTTGGTGTGTTCTGTTTTGATCCGAAACTTTTGCAGTCCGATCAAGTTGCACCTGCTAGAATAAAATATCTACTCGGATGCTTAAAAGAATTAGCAGCAGGCTATAAAAAAGCAGGAAGCGAATTATTATTTTTACAAGCTGATCCAGTAACAGCAATTCCTAAATTAGCAGAAACTTTAAACGCCAGTGCTGTCTTCTGGAATCATGATGTTGAGCCTTATGGGAGAAAGCGCGATCGCGCAGTACAATCAGCATTAGAGGCAAAAAACATTCCTGTCCATACCGTTTGGGATCAACTCCTCCACGCCCCCGGTGAGATCCTAACGAAAGGAGAAGATCCCTATAAAGTTTACACGCCCTTCTGGAAAAATTGGCAAAAACAGCCCAAAGCCGAACCCGTTGGGCAAATTCGACATTTAACGGGTTTAACCGACTCAGAACAGGCAAAAAGTGCAACTGTAGGAAAAATTTCTCTGCCTACCCTAAACGATTTAGGCTTGACTTGGGACAACGACCTCCCGCTTCTACCAGGAGAAACCGCAGCCAGAGAAAGACTCGAACAATTCTGCGATCGCGCAATTTTAGATTACGATCAAAATCGCAATTATCCCGCAATCGATGGCACATCTGTCCTCAGTGCAGCTTTAAAGTTTGGCGCAATTAGCATCCGAGAAATCTGGCAAACCACCGTTACTCTCTGGGAAGATACCCGTAGTGATGAGGCACGAGACAATATTACCGCTTGGCGACAAGAACTGGCGTGGCGAGAGTTTTATCAACACGCGCTGTATTTTTTCCCAGAATTAGCAGACGGGCCCGATCGTGATCAATTTAAAGATTTCCCGTGGGATAATAATCCTGATCATTTCCAAGCCTGGTGTGACGGCAAAACGGGCTATCCCATCGTTGATGCAGCGATGCGCCAACTGAATACAACAGGCTGGATGCACAACCGTTGTCGCATGATTGTAGCAAGTTTCCTCACGAAAGACTTAATTATCAATTGGCAATGGGGAGAAAAATATTTCATGCAAACCCTCTTTGATGGCGACTTAGCTGCCAATAATGGCGGTTGGCAATGGAGTGCGTCTAGTGGCATGGATCCCAAACCCTTACGCATTTTTAATCCAGCCTCTCAAGCACAAAAATTTGATCCTGATGGGGAATATATTCGCTATTGGCTACCCGAGTTAAATGCGCTAGATACAGGCGACTTACTCACAGGAAACATCTCTCCCCTCGAACGAGAAAACCTCGGTTATGTTCAGCCCATCGTCGATCATAAACAACAGCAACGAGCATTCAAGCAACGCTATCAACAGCAAAAAGAACAAAGCTGA
- a CDS encoding iron uptake porin, translating into MTQSWRKFFIAAPSILGVFAMGQTALANETPSQTQLLDQVETYHNGGASLNQVNSVFQLRDVSPGDWAFEALRNLVERYGCIAGYPDGTYRGNRALTRYEFAAGLNACLQQIERLIAANSGGDVTREDLATLQRLTQEFEAELATLGTRVDNLEGRVGFLEDNQFSTTTKLNGSVVFDLAVAGGDEKAVAAPEQNISPSIFGEEGGDVDEGVQFTNRVRMNFDSSFTGRDRLRTRLEFSNNFTLGSATGAQAAARNLTAGNRDSIEIDQLMYSFPIGDNIVGHVGATGVLVDDIFDAGSTASFAYGSINLFTAYNNLIYDVSASDGAGFGANITLNDLIQVDLGYFTPGGVTSNPDEGIFGGDYSAGAQLGFDFGDLDLSLAYLHSYQSGRRFFDLSGFVGSPAAAFPFLVDTDGDGLRDTRRANSADHFGVQANWRVSDGFSIGGYFGLVDAQTEQGPDGEAQLVNWLVNTSFPDLGKEGSVFILAFGQPPKLTDSEGSAVPEDPDTGYLLNAEYQYPINDNISIVPGVNVLFNPDHNEDNDTVYVGRLRTLFSF; encoded by the coding sequence GTGACTCAATCTTGGAGAAAATTTTTCATCGCTGCTCCCTCAATTTTGGGAGTATTTGCCATGGGGCAAACCGCTCTTGCCAATGAAACCCCATCCCAAACACAACTTTTGGATCAAGTGGAAACCTATCACAACGGTGGGGCAAGTTTGAATCAAGTTAATAGCGTATTCCAACTGCGAGATGTCTCCCCTGGCGATTGGGCATTTGAGGCCCTGCGAAACTTAGTGGAACGTTATGGTTGTATTGCGGGTTATCCCGATGGCACGTATCGCGGAAACCGAGCACTCACTCGTTATGAATTTGCTGCGGGATTAAATGCTTGTTTACAACAAATTGAACGTCTGATTGCTGCCAATAGTGGCGGTGACGTGACTCGTGAAGACTTAGCGACCCTACAACGGTTAACCCAAGAATTTGAAGCCGAACTTGCCACTTTAGGCACTCGGGTGGATAACCTAGAAGGCAGGGTTGGTTTCTTAGAAGATAATCAATTTTCCACAACCACTAAACTGAATGGCAGTGTCGTTTTTGACTTAGCTGTAGCAGGCGGTGACGAAAAAGCCGTTGCTGCACCTGAACAAAACATTTCTCCGAGCATCTTTGGAGAAGAAGGAGGCGATGTTGATGAAGGCGTGCAGTTCACCAACCGTGTCCGCATGAACTTTGATAGCAGTTTTACAGGACGAGACCGTTTGCGAACGCGGTTAGAATTCTCTAATAACTTTACTCTTGGGAGTGCGACAGGAGCACAAGCAGCAGCTCGTAACCTCACCGCAGGGAACAGAGATAGCATTGAAATCGACCAATTAATGTATAGTTTTCCCATTGGCGATAATATTGTTGGTCATGTGGGCGCAACTGGCGTTTTAGTTGATGATATCTTTGATGCGGGTTCTACTGCTTCCTTTGCTTACGGCTCGATCAACCTCTTTACTGCATACAACAACCTCATCTATGATGTGAGCGCTTCTGACGGAGCCGGTTTTGGGGCAAACATTACCTTAAACGACCTGATACAAGTCGATTTAGGGTACTTCACCCCAGGAGGTGTAACCAGTAATCCAGACGAAGGGATTTTTGGAGGTGACTATTCCGCAGGGGCGCAATTAGGATTTGATTTTGGTGACCTTGACCTGTCTTTGGCTTACCTGCATAGTTATCAGTCTGGAAGAAGATTCTTTGATCTTTCTGGGTTTGTTGGTAGCCCTGCTGCAGCATTTCCCTTTTTAGTGGATACTGATGGGGATGGCTTGCGAGACACAAGACGGGCTAACTCTGCTGATCATTTCGGTGTACAAGCAAATTGGCGGGTTAGTGACGGCTTTAGCATCGGTGGCTATTTTGGCTTAGTCGATGCCCAAACTGAACAAGGACCCGATGGTGAGGCGCAACTGGTCAATTGGCTGGTCAACACCTCTTTTCCAGACTTAGGAAAAGAAGGCAGCGTCTTCATTCTTGCCTTTGGTCAACCCCCGAAACTCACCGATTCTGAGGGATCAGCCGTTCCAGAAGATCCTGATACAGGATATTTGTTGAATGCAGAATACCAATATCCGATCAATGACAATATCAGCATTGTGCCTGGGGTGAATGTTTTATTTAACCCTGACCACAATGAGGATAATGACACGGTTTATGTCGGTCGTTTACGGACACTGTTTAGCTTCTAG
- a CDS encoding SDR family oxidoreductase yields MTNTNVLVTGATGRTGSIVLKKLRQNPDLNAFGFARSEAKIKEIFGSSEGVYIGDIRDKNSLEPAIQNCHVLIIVTSAVPQMKEPPKEGERPEFMYPEDATPEIIDYQGQVNQIDLAQEAGVDHIILMGSMGGTNENHPLNKLGNGNILIWKRTAEEYLIDSGIDYTIVRAGGLINEPGGQRKLLVGKHDTLLNRESPTIPREDVAELIVQALMIPEARNKAFDVVSEAASPEEVTTDFTALFTQTTPGL; encoded by the coding sequence ATGACTAACACAAACGTTTTAGTAACTGGAGCAACTGGAAGAACTGGCTCGATCGTCCTGAAAAAATTACGCCAAAATCCAGACTTAAATGCTTTTGGTTTTGCCCGATCAGAAGCAAAAATCAAAGAAATATTTGGTTCGTCGGAAGGCGTTTATATTGGTGATATTAGAGATAAAAATTCTCTTGAACCTGCGATTCAAAATTGCCACGTCCTAATTATTGTTACCAGTGCAGTCCCGCAAATGAAAGAACCGCCCAAAGAGGGAGAGCGTCCTGAGTTTATGTATCCTGAAGATGCAACCCCAGAAATCATTGATTATCAAGGACAAGTCAATCAAATTGATCTCGCGCAAGAAGCTGGCGTTGACCATATTATTTTAATGGGGTCGATGGGGGGAACCAACGAAAATCATCCCCTGAATAAACTGGGCAATGGCAATATTTTAATCTGGAAAAGAACAGCAGAAGAATACCTGATTGATTCGGGAATTGATTATACGATTGTTCGTGCTGGGGGATTAATTAATGAACCTGGTGGACAACGGAAATTATTAGTGGGAAAACATGATACGCTGCTTAACCGTGAGTCTCCAACCATTCCCCGAGAAGATGTTGCAGAGTTGATTGTGCAAGCCCTAATGATTCCAGAAGCCCGAAATAAGGCGTTTGATGTGGTTTCGGAAGCAGCCTCTCCAGAAGAAGTAACCACTGATTTCACTGCTTTATTTACCCAAACCACACCTGGGTTGTAA
- a CDS encoding LOG family protein, whose translation MRKIIIGIMGPGNGATTADKECAYELARAIAQQGWVLLTGGRNQGVMEAANQGAKAAHGLTLGILPTADDTSISDAVDLAIFTQMGNARNNINVLSSAVVVACGMGMGTASEVALALKNGKPVILLNHSETGIQFFQSLSPQQVYCAHDADGAIKIIQSLL comes from the coding sequence ATGCGGAAAATCATCATTGGCATCATGGGACCAGGAAACGGTGCAACAACAGCAGACAAAGAATGCGCTTATGAACTCGCCCGCGCGATCGCGCAACAAGGTTGGGTTTTACTCACGGGAGGACGAAACCAAGGTGTGATGGAAGCTGCCAACCAAGGGGCAAAAGCTGCCCATGGGTTAACCCTTGGCATTCTCCCCACTGCTGATGACACTAGCATATCGGATGCTGTGGATTTGGCAATTTTTACACAAATGGGAAATGCGCGGAATAATATTAATGTCCTCTCCAGCGCCGTGGTTGTCGCTTGTGGCATGGGAATGGGAACAGCTTCCGAAGTTGCCCTTGCTTTGAAAAACGGTAAACCTGTTATTTTACTCAATCATTCTGAGACAGGAATCCAATTTTTTCAATCCTTAAGTCCGCAACAGGTTTATTGTGCCCATGATGCTGATGGCGCAATTAAAATCATTCAATCTTTGCTTTAA
- a CDS encoding DUF924 family protein, whose translation MNNSQSTLSVEDQKQAQTVLDFWFGSPDDDHYGKPRQEWFIKNPEFDQQVRSRFWSLYEQAAQGKLDAWKHTPETCLALIILLDQFPRNLFRGDPRMFETDQKALSFAKYALKQDYDRQLLNVQRWFIYLPFEHSEDLEMQYRAISLFSRLKDDPDSESTIDYAERHLKVIEKFGRFPHRNAILGRESTPEEIAFLEQPRSSF comes from the coding sequence ATGAATAATTCCCAATCTACCCTTTCTGTCGAGGATCAAAAACAAGCACAAACGGTTTTAGACTTCTGGTTTGGTTCGCCAGACGATGACCATTATGGCAAACCTCGTCAAGAATGGTTTATTAAAAATCCAGAGTTTGACCAACAAGTGCGATCGCGCTTTTGGTCTCTTTATGAACAAGCAGCCCAAGGAAAACTCGACGCTTGGAAACACACACCAGAAACTTGTTTAGCCTTAATTATTCTCTTGGATCAATTTCCCCGTAACTTATTCCGAGGCGATCCGAGAATGTTTGAAACTGATCAAAAAGCCTTATCATTCGCAAAATATGCACTGAAACAAGACTATGATCGACAACTTTTAAATGTGCAGCGTTGGTTTATTTATCTTCCCTTTGAACATAGCGAAGATTTGGAAATGCAATATCGAGCGATTAGTCTTTTTTCGCGATTAAAAGATGATCCCGACAGTGAAAGTACCATCGACTATGCGGAACGCCATCTGAAAGTGATTGAAAAATTTGGACGCTTTCCCCATCGGAATGCGATTTTAGGGCGAGAAAGCACTCCCGAAGAAATTGCTTTTCTCGAACAACCTAGGTCATCTTTTTGA
- the ndhL gene encoding NAD(P)H-quinone oxidoreductase subunit L produces the protein MFIAGLYLALGGLYLLIIPLMTYFYLQQRWYVAGSWERTFMYFLVFFFFPGLLLLSPFLNFRPKRREVKS, from the coding sequence ATGTTTATTGCCGGATTATATTTAGCTTTAGGCGGACTCTATCTCCTGATTATTCCCCTGATGACTTACTTTTATCTCCAGCAACGTTGGTATGTTGCTGGATCTTGGGAACGGACTTTTATGTATTTTCTGGTGTTTTTCTTCTTTCCAGGCTTACTGCTACTGAGTCCGTTTCTCAACTTCCGTCCCAAACGCCGAGAAGTGAAAAGCTAA
- a CDS encoding DUF3007 family protein: protein MRRIDAIAITVGVFIAGGVAYLLLRVFGLSSQNAGVWSQALLVAGLVGWVSTYLFRVFTQEMTYNKQLQDYEDAVLQKRLEEMTPEELAQLQKEVEAEKAAESSASEKSEDNKPS, encoded by the coding sequence ATGCGACGAATAGACGCGATCGCGATTACAGTTGGTGTTTTTATCGCAGGCGGTGTCGCCTATCTGCTACTGCGCGTGTTTGGCTTGAGTTCCCAAAATGCAGGGGTATGGAGTCAAGCCTTACTCGTGGCGGGCTTAGTTGGTTGGGTGAGTACCTATTTATTTCGGGTATTCACCCAAGAGATGACTTATAATAAACAACTCCAAGACTATGAAGATGCAGTGCTGCAAAAACGATTAGAGGAAATGACCCCTGAAGAGTTAGCACAACTGCAAAAAGAGGTGGAAGCGGAAAAAGCAGCAGAATCTTCCGCCAGTGAAAAATCTGAAGATAACAAGCCATCATGA
- the trpA gene encoding tryptophan synthase subunit alpha — MKTVSQCFQTLRQEGKCALIPFLTAGDPDLDTTVKALERLDRAGADLIELGVPYSDPLADGPVIQAAATRALKQGVKLGNVLEVVETVRDQVQAPIVLFSYYNPIYHQGVDAFLSRVAQAGVKGLVIPDIPVEEAETVFNPAQDYGIEVTLLVAPTSPKERISAIAQQSQGFIYLVSVTGVTGTRTEVGWRVKELLPLLRSVTDKPVCVGFGVSQPQHAQQIREWGADGVIAGSAFVRRLADAESPEAGLDELETFCRSLKAAI; from the coding sequence ATGAAAACCGTTTCCCAATGTTTCCAGACTCTCCGTCAAGAAGGAAAATGTGCCTTAATCCCGTTTCTCACTGCGGGTGATCCCGATTTAGACACAACGGTGAAAGCCCTCGAACGATTAGATCGCGCAGGTGCGGATTTAATTGAGTTAGGAGTTCCCTATTCCGATCCCTTAGCCGATGGTCCCGTGATTCAAGCAGCAGCCACTCGCGCGTTAAAACAAGGGGTAAAGTTGGGAAATGTTTTGGAAGTGGTGGAAACCGTGCGTGATCAGGTGCAAGCACCAATTGTCTTGTTCTCTTACTATAATCCCATTTACCATCAGGGGGTGGATGCTTTTCTTTCACGGGTGGCGCAAGCGGGAGTGAAAGGATTAGTGATTCCAGATATTCCTGTAGAAGAAGCGGAAACGGTTTTCAATCCTGCCCAAGATTACGGGATTGAAGTCACCTTATTGGTTGCGCCCACTTCTCCCAAAGAACGTATCAGCGCGATCGCGCAACAATCCCAAGGGTTTATTTATTTAGTCAGTGTGACTGGGGTAACGGGGACTCGCACGGAAGTGGGGTGGCGCGTGAAGGAATTATTACCTCTGTTACGCAGTGTGACCGATAAACCAGTTTGTGTGGGCTTTGGGGTATCGCAACCGCAACACGCTCAACAGATTCGAGAATGGGGCGCAGATGGCGTGATTGCGGGAAGTGCGTTTGTGCGTCGGTTAGCCGATGCAGAGTCTCCAGAAGCTGGGTTAGACGAGTTAGAAACGTTTTGTCGGAGTCTCAAAGCTGCAATTTAG
- a CDS encoding aldose 1-epimerase, with translation MSYAIALKQEEQYRTYILSDEEQQTRLEIVPERGGVVTSWRIQGQEIFYMDWDRFQDPEKSVRGGIPILFPICGDLPEDRYTHEGKEYSLKRHGFARDLPWEVTAQETENDAALTFVLKSNDETRAVYPFDFELTFTYRLQDNTLTLDQTYRNYSSQPMPFSTGLHPYFWVTDKNQMQLDIPASQYKDNVSQGTYDYEGKFDLNQDEIDAQLRPLSRQVTALTLLDRGFTIKLRFSPEYTTAVFWTVKGKDFACIEPWTAPRNALNTGEDLLVIPPWESKDLQVVFEIDPLTDVSENSPTSTK, from the coding sequence ATGAGTTACGCGATCGCGCTGAAGCAAGAGGAACAGTACCGCACCTACATCTTATCTGATGAAGAGCAACAAACCCGCTTAGAAATTGTCCCCGAAAGAGGCGGTGTTGTCACCAGTTGGCGCATTCAAGGACAAGAAATTTTTTATATGGATTGGGATCGTTTCCAAGATCCAGAAAAAAGTGTGCGGGGCGGGATTCCCATTCTCTTCCCCATTTGTGGCGATTTACCTGAAGATCGTTACACCCATGAGGGAAAAGAATATAGTCTGAAACGCCATGGTTTCGCCCGGGATTTACCGTGGGAAGTCACCGCACAAGAAACCGAAAATGATGCAGCGTTAACCTTTGTTCTCAAAAGTAACGATGAAACCAGAGCGGTTTATCCCTTTGATTTTGAACTAACTTTTACCTATCGTCTCCAAGACAACACACTTACCCTTGATCAAACCTATCGCAACTATTCGAGTCAACCCATGCCCTTTTCCACAGGGTTACATCCTTATTTCTGGGTAACGGATAAAAATCAAATGCAACTGGATATCCCAGCCAGTCAATATAAAGATAACGTCAGTCAAGGAACTTATGATTACGAGGGTAAATTTGATCTCAATCAAGATGAAATTGATGCCCAACTGCGTCCTCTCTCTCGTCAAGTCACTGCATTAACGTTATTAGACCGCGGTTTTACCATTAAATTAAGGTTTTCTCCCGAATATACAACGGCTGTCTTTTGGACAGTAAAAGGAAAAGACTTTGCTTGTATTGAACCATGGACAGCCCCTCGCAATGCGCTGAATACAGGCGAAGATTTGTTAGTGATTCCCCCTTGGGAAAGCAAGGATTTACAAGTGGTGTTTGAGATTGATCCTTTAACAGACGTGAGCGAGAATTCCCCCACCTCTACGAAGTAG